In Mycobacterium stomatepiae, the following are encoded in one genomic region:
- a CDS encoding class I adenylate-forming enzyme family protein yields the protein MPGDFTVAEVLRRQARSRGSHPLLVCDAERISYADADARSAELARGLVALGAGKGTHVGVLYPNGPDFVIAMLGAARIGAVVVPFSTFVTAREMREQLVDSDAEILLAARSFRSHDYAQRLAEILSDADLESRVFSPAAPQLRHVAISHGPVYERGGSVDPALLDAMESDVCGCDPLAIVYTSGSTSTPKGVVHTHTALLGHQRNLNMIRGLTAADKLFCNSPFFWIGGFAFGVLATVVAGSTLVCSNASDAGAILDLLEAEKPTMTNGFVAGIAHLADHLSYAERDLSSTRRGNLYPIMAPDTRPADPELRHNMLGMTEAGSVVLIGDDESDQPEVRRGSFGEPAPGFDTMVVDTDTGRRVAIGEVGELCIRGPYVMQGYHKRAREECFDADGWLHTGDLVRTDADGFVYFVGRLHAMIKTAGANVSPAEVERAITKVTGGVPAYVVGLPDARRGHLVAAVLVCPDGAAAYDDAALRERLKSELSVYKIPRRFVTVARADVPLMSSGKVDMRRLRKLFDA from the coding sequence ATGCCCGGTGATTTCACCGTCGCCGAAGTCCTGCGACGTCAAGCCCGCTCGCGCGGCAGCCACCCCCTGCTCGTCTGCGATGCCGAGCGGATCAGCTACGCCGACGCCGATGCCCGGTCCGCGGAGCTGGCCCGCGGCCTGGTCGCCCTGGGCGCGGGCAAGGGGACCCATGTCGGGGTGCTCTATCCCAACGGCCCCGACTTCGTCATCGCGATGCTGGGCGCCGCGCGAATCGGCGCCGTGGTGGTCCCGTTCTCGACGTTCGTCACCGCTCGTGAGATGCGCGAGCAGCTGGTCGACAGCGATGCCGAAATCCTGTTGGCCGCGAGGTCGTTTCGCTCCCACGACTATGCGCAGCGACTGGCCGAGATTCTTTCGGACGCGGATCTCGAGTCCCGGGTGTTTTCCCCCGCCGCCCCGCAACTGCGCCACGTCGCGATCTCCCACGGGCCGGTATACGAGCGCGGCGGAAGCGTCGATCCCGCACTCCTGGATGCGATGGAGTCCGACGTCTGCGGCTGCGATCCGCTCGCGATCGTCTACACGTCGGGATCCACCAGCACCCCCAAGGGTGTCGTGCACACACATACCGCGCTGCTCGGACATCAGCGCAACCTCAACATGATTCGCGGTTTGACCGCGGCGGACAAACTGTTCTGCAATTCGCCGTTCTTCTGGATCGGCGGGTTCGCGTTCGGGGTGCTCGCCACCGTGGTGGCGGGATCGACACTGGTGTGCTCCAACGCCTCCGACGCGGGCGCCATACTCGACCTGCTGGAAGCCGAAAAGCCAACCATGACCAACGGATTCGTGGCCGGCATCGCGCACCTCGCCGACCACCTGAGCTACGCCGAGCGTGATCTCTCGTCGACGCGGCGCGGCAATCTCTACCCGATCATGGCGCCCGACACCAGGCCGGCCGACCCGGAACTGCGGCACAACATGCTCGGCATGACCGAGGCCGGCAGCGTCGTACTGATTGGCGACGATGAATCCGACCAGCCCGAGGTGCGACGTGGGTCGTTCGGCGAGCCCGCACCCGGATTCGACACGATGGTGGTCGATACCGACACGGGTCGACGAGTCGCCATCGGCGAGGTCGGCGAACTCTGCATCCGCGGACCGTATGTGATGCAGGGCTACCACAAGCGTGCGCGGGAAGAGTGCTTCGACGCCGACGGCTGGTTGCACACGGGCGATTTGGTGCGAACGGACGCCGACGGATTCGTCTATTTCGTCGGCCGACTGCACGCGATGATCAAAACGGCCGGCGCCAATGTCTCGCCCGCCGAGGTGGAGAGGGCCATCACCAAGGTCACCGGCGGGGTACCGGCCTACGTCGTCGGTCTGCCCGACGCGCGACGCGGACACCTCGTCGCCGCGGTATTGGTCTGCCCGGACGGTGCCGCGGCGTACGACGACGCGGCGTTGCGCGAGCGACTCAAATCCGAACTGTCCGTGTACAAGATCCCCAGGCGGTTCGTCACCGTGGCCCGCGCCGACGTGCCGCTGATGTCCAGCGGCAAGGTCGACATGAGGCGACTGCGGAAGCTCTTCGATGCCTAG
- a CDS encoding enoyl-CoA hydratase/isomerase family protein, whose product MPADSFDTITYEVHGHTATITLNRPQALNALSPHMVTELRSAYDEAENDDNVWLTIVTGTGRAFCTGADVGAIPEDGKVIYERPYLSTYDQWEAPQEGTPPFRAAAKPVLTAVNGLCCGAGMDWVTTTDIVIASEQAQFFDPHVSIGLVAGREMVRVSRVLPRSIALRMALMGKHERMSAGRAYELGLISEVVEHDRLLERAHEIADIVNSNAPLAVRGTRLAIIKGLNVPLHEAEIMAETFRERVLRTQDSAEGPRAFIEKRQPNWQCR is encoded by the coding sequence ATGCCTGCTGACTCCTTCGACACGATCACCTACGAGGTGCACGGGCATACCGCCACGATCACGCTGAACCGGCCGCAGGCTCTCAACGCGCTGAGCCCGCACATGGTCACCGAACTGCGGTCGGCCTATGACGAGGCCGAGAACGACGACAACGTGTGGCTGACCATCGTCACCGGCACCGGCCGCGCCTTCTGTACCGGAGCCGACGTGGGCGCCATCCCCGAGGACGGCAAGGTGATCTACGAGCGGCCGTACCTGTCGACCTACGACCAATGGGAAGCACCGCAGGAGGGCACTCCCCCGTTTCGCGCGGCGGCCAAGCCCGTGCTGACCGCGGTCAACGGATTGTGCTGCGGCGCAGGCATGGACTGGGTCACCACCACCGACATCGTCATCGCGTCCGAGCAGGCACAGTTCTTCGATCCGCATGTCAGCATCGGCCTGGTGGCCGGACGGGAAATGGTGCGGGTATCCCGGGTGCTGCCCCGCTCGATCGCGCTGCGGATGGCGTTGATGGGCAAGCACGAAAGGATGAGCGCCGGGCGCGCCTACGAACTCGGGTTGATCAGCGAGGTCGTCGAGCACGACCGCCTGCTGGAGCGGGCGCACGAGATTGCTGACATCGTGAACTCCAATGCGCCACTGGCGGTTCGGGGAACACGGCTGGCCATCATCAAGGGCCTGAACGTGCCGCTGCACGAGGCCGAGATCATGGCCGAGACGTTTCGCGAGCGGGTGCTACGGACCCAGGACTCGGCCGAGGGGCCGAGGGCCTTCATTGAGAAGCGCCAACCGAATTGGCAATGCCGTTGA
- a CDS encoding acyl-CoA dehydrogenase family protein, with translation MTRLAQTLGLTEIQTEIVTTVRQFVEKEVIPHAAELERADTYPQDIVDQMRDMGLFGLMIPEEYGGLGESLLTYALCVEELARGWMSVSGVLNTHFIVAYMLRQHGTDEQRQRFLPRMATGETRGAFSMSEPELGSDVAAIRTRARRNSDGTYTINGQKMWLTNGGSSTLVAALVRTDEGADKPHRNLTAFLVEKPTGFGEVISGLRIPGKIDKLGYKGIDTTEMIFDGYVASADDVLGGVTGQGFFQMMDGIEVGRVNVSARACGVGIRAFELAVRYAQQRETFGKPIAEHQAIAFQLAEMATKVEAAHLMMVNAARLKDSGERNDVAAGMAKYLCSEYCTEVTQQSFRIHGGYGYSKEYEIERLMRDAPFLLIGEGTSEIQKSIISKRLLAEYQV, from the coding sequence ATGACCAGGCTCGCCCAAACCCTCGGGCTGACCGAGATTCAAACCGAAATCGTGACCACGGTACGGCAATTCGTGGAGAAGGAAGTCATCCCGCACGCGGCCGAACTCGAACGTGCCGATACCTACCCGCAGGACATCGTCGATCAGATGCGCGACATGGGCCTGTTCGGCCTGATGATCCCCGAAGAGTACGGCGGGCTGGGGGAGTCGCTGCTGACCTATGCGCTGTGCGTCGAGGAGCTGGCGCGCGGCTGGATGAGCGTGTCCGGTGTGCTCAACACCCACTTCATCGTCGCGTACATGCTGCGCCAGCACGGCACCGACGAGCAACGGCAGCGCTTCCTGCCCCGGATGGCGACCGGCGAAACCCGCGGCGCCTTTTCGATGTCGGAGCCGGAGCTGGGTTCTGATGTGGCCGCGATCCGTACCCGGGCCCGGCGCAATTCCGACGGCACCTACACGATCAACGGCCAGAAGATGTGGCTCACCAACGGTGGCAGTTCCACCCTGGTGGCAGCGCTGGTACGCACCGACGAGGGCGCCGACAAGCCGCACCGGAACTTGACCGCCTTTCTCGTCGAAAAGCCAACGGGCTTCGGCGAAGTCATTTCCGGCCTGCGAATTCCCGGCAAGATCGACAAGCTGGGCTACAAGGGCATCGACACGACCGAGATGATTTTCGACGGGTATGTGGCCAGCGCCGACGATGTGCTCGGCGGTGTCACCGGGCAGGGCTTCTTCCAGATGATGGACGGCATCGAGGTCGGTCGGGTCAACGTGTCGGCGCGCGCGTGTGGAGTCGGGATACGTGCGTTCGAGCTCGCGGTGCGCTACGCGCAACAACGTGAGACGTTCGGCAAGCCGATCGCCGAACACCAGGCCATCGCCTTCCAGTTGGCCGAGATGGCGACCAAAGTCGAAGCCGCGCACCTGATGATGGTCAACGCGGCACGGCTGAAGGATTCGGGCGAGCGCAACGACGTCGCCGCCGGCATGGCGAAATACCTGTGCAGCGAGTACTGCACCGAGGTCACCCAACAAAGCTTCCGGATCCATGGTGGCTACGGCTACTCCAAGGAATACGAGATCGAGCGGCTGATGCGCGACGCGCCGTTCCTGCTGATCGGTGAGGGAACCAGCGAAATTCAGAAGAGCATCATCAGCAAGCGACTACTCGCCGAATACCAGGTGTGA
- a CDS encoding hotdog family protein, with translation MPDRAPVRADDAKFGEPPLAQTVEAAGAMRRLSSLLLSLEHPHPTVDAMLAKFGEWEAELALVAPRDNAPRIGDVDDDPRRVYLNHATDIGAYNPSFPEYSFDYLDADKAEGDVVFPLVYEGPPGLVHGGFLCVFFDCVIQHHSCVMGLSGKTRSLQVTFRRPTPLLTELRFDIARSEVERGIASTARLRHGDDVLCIGEVNTLASQPDKLTGYRFGSGRKESAT, from the coding sequence ATGCCCGATCGCGCACCGGTACGCGCCGATGATGCGAAATTCGGCGAGCCGCCCCTTGCCCAGACGGTGGAGGCCGCCGGCGCGATGCGGCGGCTGAGCTCCCTGCTGCTCTCGCTGGAACATCCGCATCCGACGGTCGACGCGATGCTGGCGAAGTTCGGCGAATGGGAAGCCGAGCTGGCGTTGGTGGCCCCGCGAGACAACGCGCCCCGGATCGGCGACGTCGATGACGATCCGCGCCGGGTATACCTGAATCACGCGACCGATATCGGCGCCTATAACCCGTCCTTTCCCGAGTACTCCTTCGATTACCTCGACGCCGACAAGGCCGAGGGCGACGTGGTCTTCCCGCTCGTCTACGAGGGGCCGCCGGGCCTGGTGCACGGCGGCTTTCTGTGCGTCTTTTTCGACTGCGTGATCCAGCATCACAGTTGCGTGATGGGGCTGTCCGGCAAGACGCGATCGCTGCAGGTGACCTTCCGTCGGCCCACGCCGCTGCTGACCGAGCTGCGTTTCGACATCGCCCGATCGGAGGTCGAGCGCGGCATCGCCTCGACGGCGCGGCTGCGGCACGGCGACGACGTGCTGTGCATCGGCGAGGTCAACACCCTGGCCTCGCAGCCGGACAAGCTGACCGGATACAGATTCGGGAGCGGGCGAAAGGAATCGGCGACATGA
- a CDS encoding GntR family transcriptional regulator: protein MRVPDFAARPQLSEDVARIIRGRIFDGAYAAGSYVRLDQLAAELGISVTPVREALFALRAEGLIAQQPRRGFVVLPVTSRDVTDVASVQAHVGGELAARAAVNISPEQLRELKDLQAQLERAYSGDDHERIVRLNHEFHRAINVAADSPKLAQLMLQITRYAPESVFPSIEGWPSQSIKDHRDILAALEIHDDKLARAAMSEHLAAGAVPLIDHLVSRGVVSDEGRATR from the coding sequence ATGAGAGTTCCGGATTTCGCTGCGCGGCCTCAACTTTCCGAGGACGTCGCGCGGATTATCCGCGGGCGGATATTCGATGGCGCCTACGCCGCGGGGTCTTACGTTCGCCTGGATCAGCTGGCGGCCGAGTTGGGGATCAGTGTGACTCCGGTCCGCGAGGCGCTGTTCGCGTTGCGAGCGGAAGGGCTGATCGCCCAGCAGCCTCGCCGCGGCTTCGTGGTGTTGCCGGTCACCAGTCGAGACGTCACCGACGTCGCAAGCGTGCAGGCGCACGTCGGTGGGGAGCTGGCCGCGCGGGCCGCGGTCAACATCAGTCCCGAGCAGCTGCGTGAGCTCAAGGACCTCCAGGCTCAGCTGGAACGGGCCTATTCCGGCGACGACCACGAGCGGATTGTGCGGCTGAACCATGAGTTTCACCGGGCCATCAACGTGGCGGCGGACTCACCCAAGCTCGCACAGCTGATGTTGCAGATCACCCGCTACGCTCCCGAATCGGTCTTTCCCTCGATCGAGGGCTGGCCGAGCCAGTCGATCAAGGACCATCGGGACATCCTGGCCGCGCTCGAGATTCATGACGACAAACTGGCGCGCGCCGCGATGTCCGAACATCTTGCTGCCGGTGCGGTTCCGTTGATCGATCACCTCGTGTCCCGTGGTGTGGTGTCGGACGAGGGCCGCGCGACCCGTTGA
- a CDS encoding class I adenylate-forming enzyme family protein: MPSTIDQLVRRRAAHDGDKPMVIDPTARISYRELDSTTRDLAAAFVEAGVGKGTRVGLVMPNSSRWVQVAVALTRIGAVLVPLSTLLQAGELVAQLRVAAVQFLVSADEFRDHRYLDEVAPRRSELPALRQVWSTGQLDEAMASDRAREIIDAMTATVTRADPLVIMFTSGSSGTPKGVVHSHGSALGAVQSGLAARCISSDTRLYLPMPFFWVGGFGSGILSALLAGATLVTEEIPRPETTLRLPEGERVNLFRGWPDQAEALARHASSAGVDLSALRPGSLEALLPPEQRAQPGARATLFGMTETFGPYCGYPADTDMPASAWGSCGKPFAGMEVRIVDTDSGEPVNAGTAGMIQLRGPHTLRGICGRSREELFTVDGFYPTGDLGHLDEDGFLFYHGRSDDMFKVSGATVYPSEVERALRTVDGIDNVFVTNVPGAAGDRVGAAVVCRQHALSAEQVRDSARAVLSAFKVPTVWLLLDSEDAVPRGGTGKVDIRRLREMLAEANRP; this comes from the coding sequence ATGCCTAGCACCATCGACCAGTTGGTGCGGCGTCGAGCCGCCCACGACGGGGATAAACCGATGGTGATCGACCCCACGGCTCGGATCAGCTACCGCGAACTCGATTCGACCACGCGAGATTTGGCTGCCGCCTTCGTCGAGGCCGGCGTGGGCAAAGGCACCCGAGTGGGATTGGTCATGCCCAATAGCTCCCGCTGGGTACAGGTCGCCGTGGCACTGACCCGCATTGGCGCGGTATTGGTTCCGTTGAGCACGTTGTTGCAGGCCGGCGAACTCGTCGCACAGCTGCGCGTCGCGGCCGTGCAATTCCTAGTGAGTGCCGACGAATTCCGCGACCACCGCTATCTGGACGAAGTGGCACCACGGCGATCCGAATTGCCCGCGCTGCGCCAGGTTTGGTCGACAGGACAGCTCGACGAGGCCATGGCGAGTGATCGCGCGCGCGAGATCATCGACGCCATGACCGCGACCGTCACCCGCGCCGATCCGCTGGTCATCATGTTCACCTCCGGCAGCAGCGGAACACCCAAGGGAGTCGTGCACTCCCACGGCAGTGCGCTGGGTGCCGTGCAGTCGGGTCTCGCGGCACGGTGCATCAGCTCCGATACCCGCCTGTATCTGCCGATGCCGTTCTTCTGGGTGGGCGGATTCGGCAGCGGAATCCTGTCCGCCCTGCTGGCCGGGGCAACCCTGGTCACCGAAGAGATCCCCCGGCCCGAAACCACGCTGCGACTACCGGAGGGCGAGCGGGTCAACCTGTTTCGCGGCTGGCCCGATCAGGCCGAGGCGCTGGCTCGGCACGCGAGCTCGGCCGGCGTCGACCTCTCGGCACTGCGGCCGGGCAGCCTGGAAGCCCTGCTGCCGCCGGAGCAGCGCGCCCAACCCGGGGCGCGGGCGACGCTATTCGGCATGACGGAGACATTCGGGCCGTACTGCGGCTATCCCGCGGACACGGATATGCCCGCGTCGGCATGGGGTAGCTGCGGAAAGCCGTTCGCGGGCATGGAAGTTCGCATTGTCGACACCGACAGCGGCGAGCCTGTGAACGCCGGAACAGCCGGCATGATCCAGCTCCGCGGACCGCACACGCTGCGCGGCATATGCGGCCGCAGCCGCGAAGAGCTGTTTACCGTCGATGGCTTTTATCCGACCGGCGACCTCGGCCATCTCGACGAGGATGGATTCCTGTTCTATCACGGGCGATCCGACGACATGTTCAAGGTCAGCGGCGCGACCGTCTACCCGAGCGAGGTCGAGCGCGCGCTGCGCACGGTCGACGGCATCGACAACGTCTTCGTCACCAATGTGCCGGGCGCCGCGGGTGACCGGGTGGGCGCGGCGGTGGTGTGCCGTCAGCACGCGCTGAGCGCCGAGCAGGTGCGCGACTCCGCGCGGGCCGTGCTGAGCGCCTTCAAGGTGCCGACGGTGTGGCTACTGCTGGACTCCGAGGACGCCGTGCCGCGCGGCGGTACCGGCAAGGTCGACATCCGTCGGCTGCGCGAGATGCTGGCCGAAGCGAACCGTCCTTAG